The following are encoded in a window of Actinomyces oris genomic DNA:
- the nuoN gene encoding NADH-quinone oxidoreductase subunit NuoN codes for MSPSATAPIVNWDALTPVLIILGAGVLGVLVEAFIARPARLAIQSTLSFLAILASGVSLFLRWGEVKAAGAAAAAVPQFQLPKGFLPGARMSAGLTEDPFSIAAQGILLVIGLLAVLVMADRTSVGDGAFAAQAADRPGSAEESESILAGWTTTEIFPLTLFSLGGMMLFGASSDLITLFVILEMISLPLYILAATARHRRLLSQEAALKYFVLGAFASAFLLMGSALLYGVAGAVDYKTLGEAVSSAAGQDWLILAGLMLVIVGLLFKVAAVPFHAWSPDVYQGAPTPVTGFMAAGVKAAAFLALVRFYYLIAGAMGWDLAPALWAVAALTMLLGTVVGVVQRDVKRMLAYSAIAHAGFMLIGIGAYSKAAISALSFYALTYGIATVGAFGIVTLVRSHRDGSVGGEDGDLDAFKGLGRRSPWAAGAMTVFLLSFAGVPLTAGFMAKFRLFATGLSGNGTPFVILAVVCSAVTAFFYMRLIVLMFFHEPDGERSVVVGSRGPIILAVSVAVMATIGLGILPQTAFDLFDQTAMLLP; via the coding sequence GTGAGCCCCTCAGCCACTGCCCCGATCGTCAACTGGGACGCCCTGACGCCGGTCCTCATCATCCTGGGCGCCGGTGTCCTGGGTGTCCTCGTGGAGGCCTTCATCGCTCGTCCTGCCCGTCTGGCCATCCAGTCCACGCTGAGCTTCCTGGCCATCCTGGCCTCCGGGGTCTCCCTGTTCCTGCGCTGGGGCGAGGTCAAGGCCGCCGGGGCCGCCGCCGCGGCCGTGCCCCAGTTCCAACTCCCCAAGGGTTTCCTGCCGGGCGCCCGCATGTCCGCGGGTCTGACCGAGGACCCCTTCTCCATCGCCGCCCAGGGCATCCTCCTGGTCATCGGGCTGCTGGCCGTCCTGGTGATGGCCGACCGCACCTCGGTCGGTGATGGGGCCTTCGCGGCCCAGGCCGCCGACCGGCCCGGCAGTGCGGAGGAGAGCGAGTCCATCCTGGCCGGCTGGACCACGACCGAGATCTTCCCCCTGACCCTGTTCTCACTGGGCGGCATGATGCTCTTCGGGGCCAGCAGTGACCTCATCACGCTGTTCGTCATCCTGGAGATGATCTCCCTGCCGCTGTACATCCTGGCGGCCACCGCCCGCCACCGCCGGCTCCTCAGCCAGGAGGCGGCGCTGAAGTACTTCGTGCTGGGGGCCTTCGCCTCCGCCTTCCTCCTCATGGGCTCGGCCCTGCTCTACGGGGTGGCCGGCGCCGTCGACTACAAGACCCTGGGCGAGGCCGTGAGCAGCGCGGCGGGGCAGGACTGGCTCATCCTGGCCGGCCTCATGCTGGTGATCGTCGGCCTGCTGTTCAAGGTGGCGGCCGTGCCCTTCCACGCCTGGAGCCCGGACGTCTACCAGGGTGCCCCCACCCCGGTCACCGGGTTCATGGCCGCCGGCGTCAAGGCCGCCGCCTTCCTGGCCCTGGTGCGCTTCTACTACCTGATCGCCGGCGCCATGGGCTGGGACCTGGCCCCCGCCCTGTGGGCCGTGGCGGCACTGACCATGCTCCTGGGCACCGTCGTCGGGGTGGTTCAGCGCGACGTCAAGCGCATGCTCGCCTACTCGGCCATCGCCCACGCCGGCTTCATGCTCATCGGGATCGGGGCCTACTCCAAGGCGGCGATCTCCGCGCTCAGCTTCTACGCCCTGACCTACGGGATCGCCACCGTGGGGGCCTTCGGCATCGTCACCCTGGTGCGCTCCCACCGCGACGGCTCCGTGGGCGGCGAGGACGGCGACTTGGATGCCTTCAAGGGCCTGGGACGCCGCAGCCCCTGGGCGGCCGGTGCCATGACCGTCTTCCTGCTGTCCTTCGCCGGAGTGCCCCTGACGGCCGGCTTCATGGCCAAGTTCCGGCTCTTCGCCACCGGCCTGAGCGGCAACGGGACGCCCTTCGTCATCCTCGCCGTCGTCTGCTCGGCCGTGACCGCCTTCTTCTACATGAGGCTCATCGTGCTCATGTTCTTCCATGAGCCCGACGGCGAGCGCTCCGTGGTCGTGGGCAGCCGCGGCCCGATCATCCTGGCGGTCAGCGTTGCGGTGATGGCCACAATCGGGTTGGGCATTTTGCCGCAGACCGCCTTCGACCTGTTCGACCAGACGGCTATGCTCCTTCCGTGA
- a CDS encoding polyprenyl synthetase family protein, whose amino-acid sequence MIGSLPLSAPELESRIIPALQTIEDRLMEVVTSADETINPPTSHLAEAGGKRLRPVLALLTAQLGDPALATGEEIRDAGVAVELTHIATLYHDDVMDEAPLRRGAPSAQTVWGNSAAILTGDVLVARASQLMAALGPEAVMAHAKTFERLCMGQLHETLPRPAGTDPVDHYIQVLADKTGSLIAVSARYGAMLTGAGTHTEQIVEEFGERIGVAFQLADDVIDLMSDSATTGKTPGTDLREGVDTMPVLLLRKALAAGELDAAGQAILSRLSSGDLSDDAFLSDVVARLREHPVLARTREMAMDWAAQAVEGLEGLEEAVLDGTRQRLAQAGIEGEAAMAAEADAGERVRQVRAAMEDFARILVDRAA is encoded by the coding sequence GTGATCGGATCACTGCCGCTGAGCGCCCCCGAGTTGGAGTCGCGCATCATCCCCGCCCTCCAGACCATTGAGGACCGCCTCATGGAGGTGGTCACCAGCGCCGACGAGACCATCAATCCGCCGACCTCGCACCTGGCCGAGGCCGGGGGTAAGCGCCTGCGTCCGGTCCTGGCCCTGCTGACCGCCCAGCTCGGCGACCCGGCCCTGGCCACCGGTGAGGAGATCCGCGACGCCGGGGTGGCCGTGGAGCTGACCCACATCGCCACCCTCTATCACGACGACGTCATGGACGAGGCCCCGCTGCGCCGCGGCGCTCCGAGCGCCCAGACCGTGTGGGGCAACTCCGCCGCCATCCTCACCGGCGACGTCCTCGTGGCCCGGGCCTCCCAGCTGATGGCGGCCCTCGGCCCGGAGGCCGTCATGGCCCACGCCAAGACCTTCGAGCGCCTGTGCATGGGTCAGCTCCACGAGACCCTGCCACGCCCGGCAGGTACCGATCCGGTCGACCATTACATCCAGGTTCTGGCGGATAAGACCGGCTCCCTCATCGCAGTGTCCGCGCGCTACGGGGCGATGCTCACCGGTGCCGGGACGCACACCGAGCAGATCGTGGAGGAGTTCGGCGAGCGGATCGGTGTGGCCTTCCAGCTGGCCGACGACGTCATCGACCTCATGAGCGACTCGGCCACCACCGGCAAGACCCCCGGCACTGACCTGCGCGAGGGAGTGGACACCATGCCGGTCCTCCTCCTGCGCAAGGCCCTGGCGGCCGGCGAGCTCGACGCCGCCGGCCAGGCCATCCTCTCGCGCCTGTCCAGCGGCGACCTGTCCGATGACGCCTTCCTGTCCGACGTCGTCGCTCGCCTGCGCGAGCACCCCGTCCTGGCCCGTACCCGCGAGATGGCCATGGACTGGGCTGCTCAGGCAGTGGAGGGCCTGGAGGGACTGGAGGAGGCCGTCCTTGACGGTACCCGGCAGCGCCTGGCCCAGGCTGGCATTGAGGGCGAGGCCGCCATGGCGGCTGAGGCTGACGCCGGTGAGCGAGTGAGGCAGGTGCGTGCGGCCATGGAGGACTTCGCCCGCATCCTCGTGGACCGGGCCGCCTGA
- a CDS encoding OmpA family protein gives MPSSTPMSPDACARLTRRGVLTLPALAGAEAVLSGCGMLKKGGSATSGKSSGAASPRAVATATGPHGGVMLEAEWKGAPLLVEVGPTAVNDKYAVVRLVFTTTSDENVSLSQPFGFVDHSGTMLAIRMLSLDKGLVYRELDEETRHLYDGVEKGKPLEVFPVFHAPPEGVGVVELLLPNVGIAAGVPVLKDTEADFSVDDVLSKAKLDESEAGPFKIETMSLAADDSADMKQDEKSTTVTVAGDVTFATDSDQLSDQADGVLANVVEQIKKYPSGGDLTITGHTDDVADDAHNQDLSERRAKAVSERLKRLTELSKWKESVSGKGESSPRVSNDSDEHRQANRRVEITLTPSKPAESSASPSASAAPSATSMPKAAGPAGKGPEGVDVTIRDKVARMSIDSVTRVGKFLIGTVRLEAEQDVMMPAACLVLPESIESLGWVALQHDMFRFGAYSLTILDGGKRYLEAGFSFSDGRGSLLTNQFVYDLVAGGVLSMPAVWPDPGGDRVVVDLPDGNNPIAPHRIIARLTDIPVLNA, from the coding sequence ATGCCGTCCTCCACGCCGATGTCTCCTGACGCCTGCGCCCGACTGACCCGACGTGGTGTCCTGACCCTGCCCGCCCTCGCTGGTGCGGAGGCTGTCCTATCGGGGTGCGGGATGCTGAAGAAGGGCGGTTCCGCCACCTCTGGGAAGAGCTCGGGTGCCGCGTCCCCACGCGCTGTTGCCACCGCGACTGGTCCGCATGGTGGGGTGATGCTGGAGGCGGAGTGGAAAGGGGCTCCGCTCTTGGTTGAGGTGGGGCCCACCGCAGTCAACGACAAGTACGCTGTCGTGCGCTTGGTGTTCACAACGACCTCGGATGAAAATGTGAGCCTGTCTCAGCCGTTCGGCTTCGTGGATCATTCGGGGACGATGCTTGCGATCAGAATGCTCTCTTTGGATAAGGGCTTGGTGTATCGCGAACTCGACGAAGAAACACGTCATTTATATGATGGTGTTGAAAAGGGTAAACCCTTGGAAGTATTTCCAGTATTTCATGCGCCGCCCGAGGGTGTTGGCGTCGTGGAGCTGCTCCTTCCTAACGTGGGTATTGCTGCAGGTGTTCCGGTTTTGAAGGATACCGAGGCTGATTTCTCAGTGGATGATGTGCTGTCAAAGGCGAAGCTCGATGAGTCGGAGGCGGGGCCGTTCAAGATCGAGACGATGTCGCTGGCTGCTGATGATTCGGCGGATATGAAGCAGGATGAGAAGTCGACGACGGTGACGGTGGCTGGGGATGTCACGTTTGCGACTGACTCCGATCAGCTGTCGGATCAGGCGGACGGTGTGTTGGCGAATGTGGTGGAGCAGATCAAGAAGTATCCCTCTGGTGGGGATCTGACGATCACGGGGCATACCGATGATGTGGCTGATGATGCGCACAACCAGGATCTGTCGGAGCGGCGGGCCAAGGCGGTGTCGGAGCGGCTCAAGAGGCTGACGGAACTGTCTAAGTGGAAGGAGTCGGTCTCGGGTAAGGGGGAGTCCTCGCCGCGAGTATCGAATGACTCCGATGAGCACCGACAGGCTAACCGTCGTGTGGAGATCACGCTGACGCCCTCGAAACCCGCCGAATCCAGTGCGTCACCAAGTGCGAGTGCGGCACCGTCGGCAACCTCGATGCCTAAGGCTGCCGGTCCTGCGGGCAAGGGGCCTGAGGGGGTCGATGTAACGATTCGAGATAAGGTGGCGCGCATGTCAATCGATAGTGTCACTCGGGTGGGCAAGTTCTTGATTGGCACCGTCCGGCTTGAAGCGGAACAGGATGTCATGATGCCTGCTGCGTGTCTTGTTTTGCCTGAAAGTATTGAAAGTCTGGGGTGGGTGGCTCTGCAACATGATATGTTTAGGTTCGGAGCCTATAGTCTGACAATTCTCGACGGAGGGAAGCGTTACCTGGAGGCTGGGTTTAGCTTCTCGGACGGTCGTGGCAGCTTGTTGACCAACCAGTTCGTTTATGATCTCGTTGCGGGTGGTGTGCTGAGTATGCCTGCTGTATGGCCTGACCCCGGTGGGGACAGAGTCGTTGTTGACTTGCCGGACGGGAACAATCCGATTGCGCCGCATAGGATTATCGCTCGCCTCACCGACATCCCGGTCCTCAATGCTTGA